ATTTGGGCGGTAGCCATCGTCATCAATCACCGGACTACCTCAAAATAAACCTGAATGAAGCGATTGTTTCACACTCCCGGAAAACGGTAAACCACTCTCTGACAGGGATGAGAACGGATAACAATTGAATAACTCACAGTTATTGTCAGAGTTATAAACAGCACTTGTCCTTGCCGCCGGGTTTTATTCACCTTTTCTGTGGATAGAGTTGTGAAGAAGTATGGAATTACCCAGGGAAAACCCAGAGAAGTCTGAATCACACATTCTTAAGGTCAAAAAATTAAAACAATTAATTCATTAAGTTAATACCATATCCACTCTTTTCCCAGCACATAAGGTGACGATCATCACGCTATGGATCCTGGCAGTGATGAAAGATCGAACAGAGTCGGTTTTATCCACAGATTATGCCAATAAGTTAGGCATATTTTGTGCAGAAATTCGATTTTCGTCGCACGTCAAGGCTGTAAATGGAAACAGTAGTGCGGCTTTTTACTAGTTATCCCACTTTTCTGTGGATAACAGGGTGTAAGATCCTGTTCATTGTCAGTGACCAGATTTGGAAAAACTGCCGCCCTGTTGCGCAACTCTTTCATGCAGTAAATAAATGTCCTTACAAATCATTGAATTGCTCAACGTTATTTGAAACAGGTAAACTGCCCGAATGCGGTGGAAAACTGCTGTTTACTTTTTAACCAGAAGGTCCTGGCATGTTGGCACTCTCTCCCCTCACCTCACCACCGGAATCTGAAGCACACTTATTAACCCAGGCCCAGCGTCTTGCTGGCTACACTCTGGGCGAGCTGGCAGCGCTCGCGGGCATGCCTGTGCCACGTGATTTGAAGCGGGATAAAGGCTGGACAGGCGTATTACTTGAGCTGTGGCTGGGAGCCAGTGCGGGCAGCAAGCCCGAGCAGGATTTTGCCGCACTGGGCGTTGAGCTGAAAACCATTCCGGTGGATAACCAGGGGCGCCCTTTGGAAACGACGTTCGTCTGCGTTGCGCCGCTGACGGGTAACAGCGGCGTCGTATGGGAAACCAGCCATGTGCGGCACAAACTGAAGCGTGTCTTATGGGTTCCTATTGAAGGTTCACGCGACATCCCGGTGGCGGAAAGGCGGGTCGGATCGCCGCTACTCTGGAGCCCAAACGAAGAGGAGGAACGGCAGTTGCGCCTCGACTGGGAAGAGCTGATGGACTTGATTGTGTTAGGCCAGGTAACGCGTATTACCGCGCGTCACGGGGAAGTGCTGCAACTGCGACCAAAGGCTGCCAACAGTAAAGCCCTGACTGAAGCCATTGGTGAACACGGCGAGCCCATCCTGACGCTACCGCGCGGTTTTTACCTGAAAAAGAACTTCACCGGCGCGCTACTGGCCCGCCATTTTTTATTGTCGCCTTATTAAACTTTTGCCAGATGTTTATCGGCGCTTATAATTAGCGCTTCTTTTTTTGGCAGGACTTTATCGATGTTATTTGCATGGATCACCGATCCCAACGCCTGGCTCGCGCTCGGTACACTGACGCTACTGGAGATCGTTCTTGGGATCGACAACATTATTTTTCTCTCTCTGGTTGTCGCAAAACTCCCCACCGCTCAACGCAATCACGCCCGCAGGCTTGGGCTGGCGGCAGCAATGATCATGCGGTTATTGTTGCTGGCCTCTATTGCCTGGGTCACAAGGCTGACACACCCGCTATTTAGCGTGTTTGACCACAATGTCTCTGCTCGCGACCTGATTCTTTTCTTAGGCGGCCTGTTCCTGATCTGGAAGGCAAGCAAAGAGATCCACGAATCGATCGAAGGCGAAGAAGAAGGGCTGAAAACCAACGTTCACTCCTTCTTTGGCGCGATTGTGCAGATTATGCTGCTGGATATTATTTTCAGCCTGGACTCAGTGATAACCGCCGTCGGTCTCTCCGATCATCTGTTTATCATGATGGCCGCGGTGATTATTTCCGTGGGAGTGATGATGTTCGCCGCCCGTCCGATTGGTGATTTTGTCGATCGTCACCCCTCGGTCAAAATGCTGGCGCTGTCATTTTTGATCCTTGTCGGCTTTA
The nucleotide sequence above comes from Kosakonia sp. H02. Encoded proteins:
- the mutH gene encoding DNA mismatch repair endonuclease MutH → MLALSPLTSPPESEAHLLTQAQRLAGYTLGELAALAGMPVPRDLKRDKGWTGVLLELWLGASAGSKPEQDFAALGVELKTIPVDNQGRPLETTFVCVAPLTGNSGVVWETSHVRHKLKRVLWVPIEGSRDIPVAERRVGSPLLWSPNEEEERQLRLDWEELMDLIVLGQVTRITARHGEVLQLRPKAANSKALTEAIGEHGEPILTLPRGFYLKKNFTGALLARHFLLSPY
- a CDS encoding TerC family protein; this translates as MLFAWITDPNAWLALGTLTLLEIVLGIDNIIFLSLVVAKLPTAQRNHARRLGLAAAMIMRLLLLASIAWVTRLTHPLFSVFDHNVSARDLILFLGGLFLIWKASKEIHESIEGEEEGLKTNVHSFFGAIVQIMLLDIIFSLDSVITAVGLSDHLFIMMAAVIISVGVMMFAARPIGDFVDRHPSVKMLALSFLILVGFTLILESVSIHVPKGYIYFAMFFSIAVESLNLLRNKKNPL